The proteins below are encoded in one region of Mycobacterium botniense:
- a CDS encoding glycosyltransferase family 4 protein: MRGGDFISKTRVCDPMRIVLVAPPYFEVPPDGYGGVEAVVADLADALVARGHQVTLLGAGKPGTAARFVPLWEHTVGDRLGEPYPEVMHALKVRRAMARIAATEGIDIIHDHTFAGPLNAPVYTMLGVPTVVTVHGPIDDDLYPYYRELSEDVGLIAISDRQRELAPDLNWIGRVHNALRAEEWPFQAEKRDYALFLGRFAPYKGAHLAVQAAHEAGIPLVLAGKCNEPAEKVYFEECVRPLLTENDHVFGVADASSKRKLLAGARCLLFPVQWEEPFGIVMIEAMACGTPVVALRGGAVPEVVVDGVTGLICDEPAELAPAIERARELDPAACRRHVAANFGVAQLGSGYERIYQQVVGPRTASGVRRPIAPVVKAVEPSRTSLCEESQKATA; this comes from the coding sequence ATGCGCGGCGGCGATTTCATCTCCAAGACCAGAGTCTGTGACCCGATGCGCATTGTGCTGGTCGCCCCGCCGTATTTCGAGGTTCCGCCCGACGGGTATGGCGGCGTCGAGGCGGTCGTGGCCGATCTCGCCGATGCGCTCGTCGCGCGGGGCCACCAGGTCACGCTGCTCGGGGCGGGTAAACCCGGCACTGCCGCCCGATTCGTACCGTTATGGGAGCACACCGTCGGTGACCGGCTGGGCGAGCCCTATCCGGAAGTCATGCACGCGCTGAAGGTCCGCCGTGCCATGGCCAGGATCGCAGCCACCGAGGGCATCGACATCATCCATGACCACACCTTCGCTGGCCCACTCAATGCTCCGGTCTATACCATGCTCGGGGTGCCGACAGTGGTCACGGTGCACGGTCCGATCGATGACGACCTCTACCCCTACTACCGGGAGCTCAGCGAGGACGTCGGTCTCATCGCCATCAGCGATCGCCAACGAGAACTGGCCCCCGACCTGAACTGGATTGGCCGCGTGCACAATGCGCTGCGGGCAGAGGAGTGGCCGTTCCAGGCTGAGAAACGTGACTACGCTCTGTTCTTGGGCCGCTTCGCCCCCTATAAGGGCGCGCATCTGGCAGTGCAGGCCGCTCACGAGGCTGGTATCCCGTTAGTGCTTGCCGGCAAATGCAACGAGCCCGCGGAAAAGGTGTACTTCGAGGAGTGCGTGCGGCCGCTGCTTACCGAGAACGATCATGTGTTTGGAGTTGCCGACGCCAGCAGTAAGCGCAAACTATTGGCGGGCGCGCGGTGCCTGCTGTTCCCGGTGCAGTGGGAGGAGCCGTTCGGGATTGTGATGATTGAGGCGATGGCATGTGGCACCCCGGTAGTGGCCTTGCGCGGCGGCGCTGTTCCCGAGGTCGTCGTCGACGGGGTGACCGGGCTGATTTGCGACGAGCCGGCGGAGTTGGCGCCCGCGATCGAGCGGGCCCGCGAACTCGACCCGGCCGCCTGCCGGCGCCACGTTGCAGCCAACTTTGGTGTCGCCCAGCTGGGCTCCGGATACGAGCGGATTTACCAGCAGGTGGTTGGGCCGCGAACCGCATCGGGTGTCCGTCGGCCGATCGCACCGGTTGTCAAAGCCGTGGAACCGTCACGCACTAGTTTGTGTGAGGAAAGTCAGAAAGCCACTGCGTGA
- a CDS encoding amylo-alpha-1,6-glucosidase produces the protein MTPLTAFNSGAPVRIGSGTETVTLVEGATFCLSDRHGDMLLGRPHGLFFRDARVLSRWELRVDGQVAESLSVESTEAFAAQFIQRRAPRSGRVDSTLLVVRERLIADGLRETISLHNLDRESTVVSLELHVDADFADLFAVKEGRAAVGGADMSVVDGELVLDEWGDQLRGLAVTASGKPLVMPGSLNWRVVVPPGECWQTEIVAQPTWANQKISTRVRRGEDVESSAPARKIEAWRDTATNVETDHPVLAQVLRQTESDLGALLMHDEAGGGRAFVAAGAPWFMTLFGRDSLLTAWMALPLNVGLAVGTLQQLAAVQGRRVDPITEEEPGRIMHEIRRGPASDDMLGGNRYYGSVDATPLFVMLLAECWRWGADEAAVRALLPAAEAALTWAEQYGDRDGDGFVEYQRATDRGLINQGWKDSFNGINDAAGHAADPPIALCEVQGYVYAALTSGAELAEAFGSASAAARWRERAHRLREKFLDAFWLPKQGWYAIALDRHKRPVDALTSNIAHCLWTGIAADEHAAVIVERLAGAEMDSGFGLRTLATTMGAYNPMSYHNGSVWPHDTAIAVAGLLRYRHVPGATALAERLAGGLLDAAETFGGRLPELFCGFPRSQFRFPVPYPTSCSPQAWASAAPLLLMRSFLGLDPHVPRRRLSMAAQVPAAWGRIALTDLRLGGLTVHLEAEGGLVKTHGLPDDWELVTPS, from the coding sequence GTGACCCCACTGACAGCATTCAACAGCGGAGCGCCGGTACGGATCGGGTCTGGCACCGAGACGGTGACGCTGGTCGAGGGCGCGACATTCTGCCTTTCCGACCGTCACGGCGATATGCTGCTGGGCCGGCCCCATGGATTGTTTTTCCGTGACGCGCGGGTGTTGTCACGCTGGGAATTGCGCGTTGACGGCCAGGTTGCCGAGTCGTTGTCGGTGGAATCGACCGAGGCGTTCGCCGCGCAGTTCATCCAGCGGCGGGCGCCCCGTTCCGGGCGGGTGGACAGCACGCTGTTAGTGGTTCGCGAGCGGCTGATCGCCGACGGGCTGCGCGAGACCATCTCGCTGCACAACTTGGACCGAGAAAGCACAGTGGTGTCCCTGGAGTTGCACGTCGACGCCGACTTCGCCGACCTGTTCGCCGTCAAGGAGGGCCGGGCCGCGGTGGGCGGAGCGGATATGTCCGTCGTCGACGGAGAGCTGGTCTTGGACGAATGGGGCGACCAGCTGCGCGGCCTTGCGGTGACCGCGAGCGGAAAACCACTCGTCATGCCGGGATCGCTGAATTGGCGGGTGGTGGTGCCACCGGGAGAGTGCTGGCAAACCGAGATCGTGGCGCAACCGACGTGGGCGAACCAGAAGATCAGCACCCGGGTCCGGCGCGGTGAGGATGTGGAGTCCAGCGCGCCGGCGCGCAAAATCGAGGCATGGCGTGATACCGCGACCAACGTCGAAACCGACCATCCCGTGCTGGCCCAGGTGCTGCGCCAGACGGAAAGTGACTTGGGTGCATTGCTCATGCACGACGAGGCCGGCGGCGGCAGGGCGTTCGTCGCGGCCGGGGCACCGTGGTTCATGACCCTGTTCGGTCGTGACAGCCTGCTCACCGCCTGGATGGCACTGCCGCTGAACGTCGGCCTTGCTGTCGGCACATTACAGCAGCTCGCGGCCGTGCAGGGGCGACGTGTCGATCCGATCACGGAAGAAGAGCCGGGCCGCATCATGCATGAGATCCGTCGAGGGCCCGCCAGCGACGACATGCTGGGGGGCAACCGCTACTACGGCTCGGTGGATGCCACGCCGCTGTTCGTCATGTTGCTGGCGGAGTGTTGGCGGTGGGGAGCCGATGAAGCCGCGGTGCGAGCTCTACTGCCCGCGGCCGAGGCGGCGCTGACCTGGGCCGAACAATACGGCGACCGCGACGGCGACGGGTTCGTCGAGTACCAGCGCGCCACGGACCGGGGCCTGATCAACCAGGGTTGGAAGGACAGCTTCAACGGCATCAACGACGCTGCCGGTCACGCCGCGGATCCGCCGATCGCGCTGTGCGAAGTGCAGGGTTACGTATACGCGGCGCTGACGTCGGGAGCCGAACTCGCTGAGGCGTTCGGCAGCGCCTCGGCAGCGGCGCGTTGGCGTGAGCGCGCGCACCGGCTGCGGGAGAAGTTTCTCGATGCGTTCTGGCTGCCCAAACAGGGGTGGTATGCCATCGCGCTGGACCGCCATAAGCGCCCGGTCGACGCACTGACCAGCAACATCGCTCATTGCCTATGGACCGGTATCGCCGCTGACGAGCACGCTGCGGTCATCGTCGAGAGGCTCGCCGGTGCTGAGATGGACTCCGGATTCGGGCTGCGAACGCTGGCCACCACCATGGGCGCCTACAATCCGATGAGTTACCACAACGGCTCGGTGTGGCCGCATGACACCGCGATCGCGGTGGCCGGATTGCTGCGGTATCGCCACGTCCCCGGTGCCACCGCGCTGGCCGAGCGGCTGGCGGGGGGGCTGCTCGACGCGGCGGAGACCTTCGGCGGGCGGCTGCCGGAGCTGTTTTGCGGTTTCCCGCGCTCGCAGTTTCGTTTCCCGGTGCCCTATCCCACCTCATGTTCGCCGCAGGCATGGGCGAGCGCCGCGCCGCTGCTGCTGATGCGGTCGTTTTTAGGACTCGACCCGCACGTGCCCCGACGCAGGCTGTCGATGGCGGCGCAAGTTCCGGCCGCCTGGGGGCGGATCGCGTTGACCGACTTGCGGCTGGGCGGTCTGACCGTGCATTTGGAAGCCGAAGGAGGCCTGGTCAAAACCCATGGGCTGCCGGACGATTGGGAACTGGTGACACCGTCGTAG
- a CDS encoding enoyl-CoA hydratase, with amino-acid sequence MIGVTRVESVTTIELQRPERRNALNSQLVDELREAIEKATAESVRAVVLTGQGTVFCAGADLTGDAFAADYPDRLIALHKTMDAAPMPVIGAINGPAIGAGLQLAMQCDLRVVAPDAFFQFPTSKYGLALDNWSIRRLCSLAGYGRARAMLLAAEKMTAEVALQTGMANRIGTVADAQAWAAEIAALAPLALHHAKRVLNDDGAIEDPQPIHKELFDKAWASQDVIEAQVARMQKRPPRFQGV; translated from the coding sequence ATGATCGGTGTCACCCGTGTCGAATCCGTGACGACCATCGAGCTCCAGCGCCCCGAGCGGCGCAACGCGCTGAATTCGCAGCTCGTCGACGAGCTGCGGGAGGCAATCGAGAAGGCCACCGCAGAGAGTGTCCGCGCAGTCGTGCTGACCGGACAGGGCACGGTGTTCTGCGCCGGCGCCGACCTGACCGGAGACGCGTTTGCCGCCGACTATCCCGACCGGCTGATCGCGTTGCACAAGACCATGGATGCGGCGCCCATGCCGGTGATCGGGGCGATCAACGGGCCAGCCATCGGCGCGGGGCTGCAGCTGGCCATGCAATGTGACCTGCGGGTGGTCGCGCCTGACGCGTTCTTTCAGTTTCCGACGTCGAAATACGGTTTGGCTCTCGATAATTGGAGTATCCGCCGATTGTGCTCGCTGGCAGGTTACGGGCGTGCCCGCGCGATGCTGCTGGCCGCGGAGAAAATGACCGCCGAGGTGGCACTGCAGACCGGGATGGCCAACCGGATCGGCACGGTGGCCGACGCGCAAGCATGGGCAGCTGAGATCGCAGCCCTGGCACCGTTGGCGCTGCATCATGCCAAGCGGGTGCTCAACGATGACGGTGCCATCGAGGATCCGCAGCCGATCCACAAGGAACTCTTCGACAAGGCCTGGGCCAGCCAGGACGTCATCGAGGCGCAGGTGGCCCGCATGCAAAAGCGGCCCCCCAGGTTTCAAGGCGTCTGA
- a CDS encoding MBL fold metallo-hydrolase: MLRTTLRLAAGTAALAVAGWVLRAIRGLPAALGARPALIRAVAQRSPHYRDGVFVNLDPASMVSIDRDQVQLIAREIIGGRVATRPPKPIPLVKFTACDAAAGPSNRLAVSWLGHSTALVEIDGYRVLTDPVWSDRCSPSDLIGPRRMHPAPVELEALPAVDAVVISHDHYDHLDFDTVIALARMQRAPFYVPLGVGAHLRAWGIAEQRIVELDWDQDASVNGLTLTCTPARHFSGRFLNRNNTLWASWVLTGPSHRVYFGGDTGYTKSFARIGADHGPFDLTLMPVGAYNSAWPDIHMNPEEAVQAHRDVTDTGLLVPIHWCTFRLAPHPWAEPIERLVAAADAAHVSVAVPKPGERVNPAQPAEPDDWWRH, from the coding sequence ATGCTGCGGACGACGCTGCGGCTGGCCGCCGGTACCGCGGCGTTGGCGGTCGCCGGGTGGGTGCTGCGCGCGATCCGCGGTCTGCCCGCGGCTCTTGGAGCGCGCCCGGCGTTGATCCGCGCGGTGGCGCAGCGCTCACCGCATTACCGCGACGGTGTCTTCGTCAACCTGGATCCCGCGTCGATGGTGAGCATCGACCGGGACCAAGTGCAGCTGATCGCCCGGGAGATTATCGGGGGGCGTGTGGCGACCCGACCGCCCAAACCGATCCCGTTGGTGAAGTTCACGGCATGTGATGCTGCGGCCGGCCCGTCCAACCGGCTTGCGGTGAGCTGGCTCGGCCACTCGACGGCATTGGTCGAGATCGACGGGTATCGCGTGCTTACCGATCCGGTGTGGAGTGATCGCTGTTCGCCCTCCGATCTCATCGGTCCACGACGGATGCACCCAGCCCCGGTAGAGCTGGAGGCGCTGCCGGCGGTCGACGCGGTCGTGATCAGTCACGACCATTACGACCATCTCGATTTCGACACGGTGATCGCCTTGGCGCGCATGCAACGAGCGCCGTTCTACGTTCCGCTGGGGGTGGGCGCGCACCTGCGTGCGTGGGGGATCGCCGAGCAGCGCATCGTTGAACTCGATTGGGACCAGGACGCTTCGGTCAACGGGCTCACCCTGACCTGCACGCCGGCGCGGCATTTCTCCGGACGCTTCTTGAACCGCAACAACACGCTGTGGGCGTCGTGGGTGCTGACCGGTCCCAGCCATCGGGTGTACTTCGGCGGCGACACCGGCTACACCAAGAGTTTCGCGCGGATCGGCGCCGATCACGGACCGTTCGACCTGACCTTGATGCCCGTCGGGGCGTACAACTCGGCATGGCCGGATATCCACATGAACCCCGAGGAGGCGGTCCAGGCACACCGCGATGTCACCGACACCGGACTATTGGTGCCGATCCACTGGTGCACCTTCCGGCTGGCACCGCACCCCTGGGCCGAACCGATCGAGCGGTTAGTGGCCGCAGCCGACGCCGCACATGTGAGTGTGGCGGTGCCCAAACCCGGTGAGCGCGTAAACCCAGCCCAGCCTGCGGAACCGGATGACTGGTGGCGGCACTGA
- a CDS encoding type II toxin-antitoxin system Rv0910 family toxin: MAKLSGSIEVPLAPEKAWSYASDLSRYKEWLTIHRVWRSKLPDQLQKGTVVESIVEVKGMPNRIKWTIVHYKPPEAMTLNGDGKGGVKVKLLAKVKPQGEGSVVSFDVHLGGPALFGPIGMVVAGALKSDIRESLQNFVDVFARA; encoded by the coding sequence ATGGCAAAACTTTCTGGATCCATTGAGGTACCGCTGGCACCGGAGAAGGCGTGGTCGTATGCCTCTGATCTGTCTCGCTACAAAGAGTGGCTGACCATCCACCGGGTATGGCGCAGCAAACTGCCTGACCAGCTGCAGAAGGGCACGGTCGTCGAGTCGATCGTCGAGGTCAAGGGTATGCCCAACCGCATCAAATGGACGATCGTGCATTACAAACCGCCGGAAGCGATGACGCTCAACGGCGACGGCAAGGGCGGCGTCAAGGTCAAGCTGCTGGCTAAGGTCAAGCCGCAGGGCGAGGGCTCGGTGGTCAGCTTCGACGTGCATCTGGGCGGTCCGGCACTGTTCGGTCCGATCGGGATGGTGGTGGCCGGTGCGCTGAAAAGCGATATCCGCGAATCACTCCAGAACTTCGTCGACGTTTTCGCCAGGGCGTGA
- a CDS encoding LLM class F420-dependent oxidoreductase: MVKEFRFGVGIRAVRSATALQDKARRLEGLGFDIIYLPDHLGAPAPFPVLTAIALATKTVRVGTYVLNACFYKPALLARDIAAADLLSDGRLDVGLGAGYVREEFEAAELPYPSAGRRVEYLEHVTTYLKQRHPNVPILIAGNGDRLLTVAARHADTVGLTGARVSGVSDPLAERVAFVRNAAGDRFDQLELNLAITAVPSDNSGIPDLSLTRRYAPTLSDEELLTMPAVLTGSPRDMADTLRGYRETYGLSFFTVQDGHAESFAKVIAELR; the protein is encoded by the coding sequence GTGGTCAAGGAATTCCGCTTCGGAGTAGGTATCCGTGCGGTCAGGTCGGCCACGGCCCTGCAGGACAAGGCGCGGCGGCTGGAAGGTTTGGGCTTCGACATTATCTATCTGCCCGACCACCTTGGCGCCCCGGCACCTTTTCCCGTGCTCACCGCGATCGCCTTGGCCACCAAGACGGTTCGAGTGGGCACCTACGTACTCAATGCATGCTTCTACAAACCTGCCCTTTTGGCCCGCGACATCGCGGCGGCGGATCTGCTCAGCGACGGTCGGCTCGACGTCGGCCTGGGCGCAGGATACGTGCGGGAAGAGTTCGAGGCCGCTGAGCTGCCCTACCCCAGCGCAGGGCGTCGGGTGGAATACCTTGAGCACGTCACGACCTACCTCAAGCAGCGCCACCCCAATGTGCCGATCCTTATCGCCGGCAACGGCGACCGGCTGCTGACGGTGGCCGCCCGGCACGCCGATACCGTGGGGCTGACCGGTGCCCGTGTGAGCGGGGTCAGCGATCCGCTGGCGGAGCGCGTCGCCTTTGTCCGCAATGCCGCCGGTGACCGGTTCGATCAGCTTGAGCTGAACCTCGCGATTACCGCGGTTCCCTCGGACAATTCCGGGATTCCCGACCTGTCGCTGACCCGCCGTTATGCGCCCACACTGTCCGACGAGGAGCTGCTGACGATGCCGGCGGTGCTCACCGGGTCACCCCGGGACATGGCCGACACGTTGCGGGGCTACCGCGAGACCTATGGGCTGAGCTTCTTCACCGTCCAAGACGGCCATGCCGAAAGTTTCGCCAAGGTGATCGCGGAGCTGCGCTGA